A genomic segment from Patescibacteria group bacterium encodes:
- a CDS encoding penicillin-binding protein 2 encodes MKNMTGRLKITIVLVIFLFGFVIIARLFELQILKKDHLRGYSLHRDDSLVKLIPARRGEIIIKEDKEEYRLAVNSRKYNLIVSPRQIDKESLDNWIMQISPYLDIEYELNDKDVELIEENKTTADLKFLFSRLSSKTDSYELLKKEVEVEEVQQIKKLGLAGISFEPLERRFYPEKNIFSHLIGFLSKNQDCFEEQNCPNAKGQYGIEEFFDKTLAGENGEYKSDVDALGNIIPSQRYIIKPAKDGADIIITIDRSIQFFVCNTLVEAVNEYEAESGSILVADPKTGAILAMCNYPFFDSNKFFEEDISLFKNNAISSAFEPGSVFKVITMAMGIDLGLVKPESTYNDKGYIEIEDYIIKNVDEKSFGITTMNNVLEQSINTGAVFVADLIGINNFRNYTKKFGLGSLTGIGLAGEAKANIDNLTKKSKTYLATASYGHGISVTPIQMLNAISVIANSGKLMKPYIVKSIISPDKEKIIYSPEFIRQVISPYTAATITSMMVSVLENGYGRRAKVKGYQVSGKTGTAIIPKKGGGYLEEGVIHSFVGFAPAFNPKFVALVKLDKPKQHRFADLTSAPCFGKIAEFILNYYNVPLDKEN; translated from the coding sequence ATGAAAAACATGACAGGGCGCTTAAAAATAACTATTGTTTTAGTTATTTTTCTTTTTGGCTTCGTGATAATTGCTCGACTTTTTGAGTTACAAATTTTAAAAAAGGATCATTTAAGGGGCTATTCGCTTCATAGAGATGATTCTTTAGTTAAATTAATCCCAGCTAGAAGAGGGGAAATAATTATAAAAGAAGACAAGGAAGAATATAGATTAGCAGTTAATTCTAGAAAATATAATTTAATTGTTTCTCCAAGACAAATAGATAAAGAAAGTTTAGACAATTGGATAATGCAAATAAGTCCTTATTTAGACATAGAATATGAATTAAATGATAAAGATGTTGAATTGATTGAGGAGAATAAAACCACTGCAGATTTGAAATTTTTATTTTCTCGTCTTTCTTCTAAAACAGATTCTTATGAATTATTAAAAAAAGAAGTAGAAGTAGAGGAGGTTCAGCAAATAAAAAAGCTTGGATTAGCTGGCATAAGCTTTGAGCCACTAGAGAGAAGATTTTATCCTGAAAAAAATATTTTTTCTCATTTAATTGGTTTTTTAAGTAAAAATCAAGATTGTTTTGAAGAGCAAAATTGCCCTAATGCAAAAGGTCAATATGGAATAGAAGAATTTTTTGACAAAACACTGGCTGGAGAAAATGGCGAGTATAAGTCAGATGTTGATGCTCTGGGTAATATTATTCCTTCTCAAAGATATATTATTAAGCCAGCTAAAGATGGGGCAGACATTATAATTACAATTGATCGCTCCATACAGTTTTTTGTATGCAATACCCTGGTTGAGGCTGTTAATGAATATGAGGCTGAATCAGGGTCAATTTTGGTAGCCGATCCAAAGACAGGTGCAATCTTAGCCATGTGTAACTATCCTTTTTTTGATTCTAATAAGTTTTTTGAGGAAGACATTTCTCTATTTAAAAATAATGCAATTTCTTCTGCATTTGAACCAGGGTCTGTTTTTAAGGTAATCACAATGGCTATGGGAATTGATTTAGGATTAGTTAAACCAGAATCAACATATAATGATAAGGGATATATTGAGATAGAGGATTATATTATAAAAAACGTTGATGAAAAAAGTTTTGGGATTACCACCATGAACAATGTCTTGGAACAATCTATAAATACAGGGGCAGTTTTTGTGGCTGATTTAATTGGAATAAATAATTTTAGAAATTATACAAAAAAGTTTGGGCTGGGCAGTTTAACAGGCATAGGATTGGCAGGGGAAGCAAAGGCAAACATAGATAATTTAACTAAAAAATCAAAAACATATCTAGCCACAGCATCTTATGGGCATGGTATATCAGTTACCCCCATTCAAATGCTTAATGCAATTTCAGTAATTGCTAATTCAGGAAAATTAATGAAGCCATATATAGTTAAGTCAATTATAAGCCCTGACAAAGAAAAAATTATTTATAGTCCTGAATTTATTAGACAGGTTATTTCCCCATATACTGCTGCGACAATAACTTCAATGATGGTTTCTGTGCTTGAAAACGGGTATGGTAGAAGGGCAAAAGTTAAAGGATATCAAGTATCTGGCAAAACAGGAACAGCTATTATTCCTAAAAAAGGAGGAGGATATTTGGAAGAAGGCGTGATTCATTCTTTTGTTGGGTTTGCTCCTGCTTTTAATCCCAAGTTTGTTGCTTTAGTTAAGTTGGATAAACCCAAGCAACATCGTTTTGCAGATTTAACTTCTGCTCCTTGTTTTGGAAAAATTGCAGAATTTATTTTAAATTATTATAATGTACCATTAGATAAAGAAAATTAA
- a CDS encoding tRNA uridine(34) 5-carboxymethylaminomethyl modification radical SAM/GNAT enzyme Elp3: protein MLILKSMANKINNYKLTQEIKSSKINNFDDFLKWKRKISKKLNINMISNIDILSAYKQTRATNKINIIPFFENQLKKRPVRSLSGVAVVAVLTKQWPCPGDCIYCPTEAGIPKSYLSGEPAVERAKLLDFDPYKQVVTRIKSLKQTGHPVDKIELIVIGGTWSYLPKQYQIWFIKKCFDAANQAKSKTLLSAQKKNETAKHRIIGLTLETRPDYINKTEIKRMRKLGCTRVEIGVQSVYDDILEKNNRGHKTKEIIKATKLLKNSGFKICYHMMPGLLGSSIKKDLAMFKQIFTNPVFQPDMLKIYPCVITKGSKLFDIWKNNNYKPYTDEQLIDLIIKIKSITPRYVRINRLIRDIPAWQIEAGSKTSNLREIIQEKMKDMKLKCKCIRCREIKDKQITIKNLKLLNKEYTASDGQEIWLSFNDTKQDKLAAFIRLRLPTNSSTALIRELHTYGQLIEIDSSKQPHKATQHLGLGKKLILAATKIAKQRGCKKMSIIAGIGTREYYRKLGYRLKNTYMIKSL, encoded by the coding sequence ATGCTAATATTAAAATCAATGGCAAATAAAATAAATAATTATAAATTAACCCAGGAAATTAAATCAAGCAAAATTAATAATTTTGATGATTTTTTAAAATGGAAAAGAAAAATTTCAAAAAAATTAAATATCAACATGATTAGCAACATTGATATTTTAAGTGCATACAAACAAACCCGAGCAACAAACAAAATAAATATAATTCCATTTTTTGAAAATCAATTAAAAAAAAGACCTGTCCGATCTCTTTCTGGTGTAGCTGTCGTGGCTGTCCTAACTAAACAATGGCCATGTCCTGGAGATTGTATTTATTGCCCAACTGAAGCTGGTATTCCAAAAAGCTATCTATCAGGCGAACCAGCTGTTGAAAGAGCAAAATTACTTGATTTTGATCCATATAAACAAGTGGTGACGAGAATAAAATCATTAAAACAAACCGGTCACCCTGTTGATAAAATTGAATTAATTGTAATTGGGGGTACTTGGAGTTACTTGCCTAAACAATATCAAATTTGGTTTATCAAAAAATGTTTTGACGCAGCCAATCAAGCAAAAAGTAAAACTTTGCTATCTGCTCAGAAAAAAAATGAAACAGCCAAACATCGTATTATTGGATTAACACTAGAAACAAGGCCTGATTATATTAACAAGACAGAAATCAAGAGAATGAGAAAACTTGGTTGCACAAGAGTAGAAATCGGGGTTCAATCTGTTTATGATGATATTTTAGAAAAAAATAATCGAGGACATAAAACAAAAGAAATAATTAAGGCAACTAAATTATTAAAAAATAGCGGCTTTAAAATATGTTATCATATGATGCCTGGATTATTAGGGTCTTCAATTAAAAAAGATCTAGCCATGTTTAAACAAATTTTTACTAATCCTGTGTTTCAGCCAGACATGCTTAAAATATATCCTTGTGTAATTACTAAAGGATCTAAATTGTTTGATATTTGGAAAAACAATAATTATAAACCATATACTGACGAACAATTAATTGACTTAATTATTAAAATAAAATCAATCACTCCTAGATATGTTAGAATTAATCGATTAATTCGCGATATTCCTGCTTGGCAAATTGAAGCAGGTAGCAAGACTTCAAATTTAAGAGAGATAATTCAAGAAAAAATGAAAGACATGAAACTAAAATGTAAATGCATTAGATGCAGAGAGATAAAAGACAAACAAATAACAATTAAAAACTTGAAATTATTAAACAAAGAATATACTGCCTCTGATGGACAAGAAATATGGTTATCTTTTAATGACACTAAACAAGATAAATTAGCTGCTTTTATTAGATTAAGATTGCCAACCAACAGCTCAACAGCCCTAATAAGAGAATTGCATACATATGGACAATTAATTGAAATTGATTCAAGTAAACAGCCGCATAAAGCAACTCAGCATCTAGGATTAGGAAAAAAATTAATATTAGCAGCAACTAAAATCGCTAAACAAAGAGGTTGTAAAAAGATGTCAATAATAGCCGGCATTGGCACTAGAGAATATTACCGCAAACTAGGATATAGACTCAAAAACACCTATATGATCAAATCCCTCTAA